A genomic window from Flavobacterium azooxidireducens includes:
- a CDS encoding fumarate reductase/succinate dehydrogenase flavoprotein subunit: MKLDSKIPEGPVAQKWTNHKNHLKLVAPNNRPKIDIIVVGTGLAGASAAASFGEMGYNVSAFCFQDSPRRAHSIAAQGGINAAKNYQNDGDSVYRLFYDTIKGGDYRAREANVHRLAEVSGSIIDQCVAQGVPFAREYGGMLDNRSFGGTQVQRTFYAAGQTGQQLLLGAYSALSRQIGLGRVKMYNRHEMLELVKVDGKARGIIARNLITGELERHSAHAVIIASGGYGNVYFLSTNAMGSNVTAGWKIHKQGALFANPCYVQIHPTCIPVHGTNQSKLTLMSESLRNSGRIWVPKKKEDAEAIRSGNLKPTQIAEENRDYFLERRYPAFGNLVPRDVASRAAKERCDAGYGIEANDTNEGVYLDFSTEIKNKGKQAAYAQGNHNPSEEEIIKLGKKWLEEKYGNLFTMYQKITDENPYETPMKIYPAVHYTMGGVWVDYNLMSTIPGCFVAGEANFSDHGANRLGASALMQGLADGYFVLPYTVSNYLADEIRTGKISTDLPEFAEAENNVKKLIDKFLNNNGSKTVDHFHKRLGLIMWNKVGMGRNEQGLKQAISEIAQLKEEFYSDVFVPGTSDELNPELEKALRVADFIELGQLMAMDALQRNESCGGHFREEYQDAEGETLRDDENFKFVGAWEYKGSDISKSELHKEELKYEEIKIAARNYK; the protein is encoded by the coding sequence ATGAAGTTAGATTCAAAAATACCGGAAGGTCCAGTTGCTCAAAAGTGGACAAACCACAAAAATCATTTAAAATTAGTTGCACCAAATAACCGTCCAAAAATTGATATTATTGTAGTTGGAACCGGTTTAGCCGGAGCTTCTGCAGCCGCTTCTTTTGGAGAAATGGGTTATAATGTAAGTGCTTTTTGTTTTCAAGATTCACCTCGAAGAGCTCACTCTATTGCTGCTCAGGGTGGAATTAACGCTGCTAAAAATTATCAAAACGATGGTGATAGTGTTTACCGACTTTTTTATGATACGATAAAAGGTGGCGATTACCGTGCTCGTGAAGCAAACGTGCATCGTTTAGCCGAGGTTTCAGGAAGCATCATCGACCAATGTGTGGCTCAAGGTGTTCCTTTTGCTCGTGAATATGGCGGAATGTTAGACAACCGTTCTTTCGGAGGAACTCAAGTACAACGTACGTTTTATGCAGCAGGTCAAACAGGACAACAATTATTATTAGGAGCTTATTCAGCTTTATCAAGACAAATCGGATTAGGTCGTGTAAAAATGTACAACCGCCATGAAATGTTAGAATTGGTAAAAGTTGACGGAAAAGCTCGCGGAATTATTGCCAGAAACTTAATCACTGGAGAATTAGAAAGACATTCAGCTCACGCTGTAATTATAGCATCAGGAGGTTACGGAAACGTTTATTTCCTTTCAACCAATGCAATGGGAAGTAACGTAACTGCGGGTTGGAAAATCCATAAACAAGGAGCGTTATTCGCCAATCCATGTTATGTGCAAATTCACCCAACGTGTATTCCGGTTCACGGCACCAATCAGTCAAAATTAACGTTGATGTCGGAATCATTGCGTAATTCGGGTCGAATTTGGGTCCCAAAAAAGAAAGAAGATGCAGAAGCAATTCGTTCAGGAAATTTAAAACCAACGCAAATTGCAGAAGAAAATAGAGATTATTTCTTAGAAAGAAGATATCCTGCTTTTGGAAACTTAGTTCCTCGTGACGTAGCTTCCAGAGCCGCCAAAGAACGTTGTGATGCCGGTTATGGAATTGAAGCCAATGATACAAACGAAGGAGTTTACCTTGATTTCTCTACAGAAATTAAAAACAAAGGAAAACAAGCCGCTTATGCTCAAGGAAATCACAACCCTTCCGAAGAAGAAATAATCAAGTTAGGTAAAAAATGGTTGGAAGAAAAGTACGGAAACTTATTCACAATGTACCAAAAAATTACCGACGAAAATCCGTATGAAACACCAATGAAGATTTATCCGGCGGTTCACTACACAATGGGAGGTGTTTGGGTAGATTATAATTTGATGTCAACCATTCCGGGTTGTTTTGTGGCAGGAGAGGCAAATTTCTCTGATCACGGAGCAAACAGACTAGGTGCTTCCGCTTTAATGCAAGGTTTAGCCGATGGGTATTTTGTTTTACCTTATACAGTTTCCAATTATTTAGCCGATGAAATCAGAACCGGAAAAATTTCGACTGATTTACCTGAGTTCGCTGAAGCAGAAAACAACGTTAAAAAATTAATTGATAAATTTTTAAACAATAACGGTTCCAAAACAGTTGACCATTTCCACAAACGTTTAGGTTTAATTATGTGGAATAAAGTTGGTATGGGAAGAAACGAACAAGGTTTAAAACAAGCCATTTCTGAAATTGCTCAACTTAAAGAAGAATTCTACAGCGATGTTTTTGTTCCGGGAACTTCAGACGAATTAAATCCAGAATTAGAAAAAGCTCTACGTGTAGCCGATTTTATCGAACTCGGACAATTAATGGCAATGGATGCATTGCAACGAAACGAATCTTGCGGAGGTCACTTCCGAGAAGAATATCAAGATGCCGAAGGCGAAACATTACGTGACGATGAAAACTTCAAATTTGTGGGTGCTTGGGAATACAAAGGTTCAGACATTTCAAAATCAGAGCTACACAAAGAAGAATTGAAATACGAAGAAATCAAAATTGCAGCTAGAAATTATAAATAA
- a CDS encoding succinate dehydrogenase cytochrome b subunit — translation MAKSALLKSSIGKKYWMALTGLFLCLFLVGHLAGNLQLLMPNSQLQFNQYALFMTSNPAVKILSYLTYISILFHAIDGILLAIQNKKARPVGYAKSNPSANSSFASRNMAILGTLVLVFIATHMINFWAKMHFDENMPLMTQPVQTAPGNKADYFVGRSVGQFYPLDQVKLPGEPAPPDGVIPKQLEVRNGTDVYSINANVKVGELYKDLHKITFDFFKSKNKLFGVIPNEGLFFTLFYVFSMIVLAFHLWHGFQSAFQSLGLNSPKWTPIIKFAGKAFAVIVPLLFAIIPLYIHFSK, via the coding sequence ATGGCAAAATCTGCACTTTTAAAGTCATCCATCGGAAAAAAATACTGGATGGCTCTTACGGGTTTATTTTTATGCTTGTTTTTAGTAGGTCATTTGGCGGGTAATTTACAATTATTGATGCCAAATAGTCAATTGCAGTTCAATCAGTATGCATTGTTTATGACTTCTAATCCAGCCGTAAAAATTCTTTCTTATCTCACTTACATTTCAATTTTATTCCATGCTATTGATGGAATTCTTTTGGCAATTCAAAACAAAAAAGCTCGACCGGTGGGTTATGCAAAATCTAATCCATCTGCAAATAGTAGTTTTGCTTCACGAAACATGGCTATTCTAGGAACATTGGTTTTAGTTTTTATCGCCACACACATGATTAATTTTTGGGCAAAAATGCATTTTGATGAAAACATGCCTTTGATGACTCAACCAGTTCAAACGGCTCCCGGAAACAAGGCTGATTATTTTGTAGGTAGAAGTGTAGGTCAGTTTTATCCTTTAGATCAAGTAAAATTGCCTGGCGAGCCTGCTCCACCCGACGGTGTAATACCTAAGCAACTTGAAGTGAGAAACGGTACAGATGTATACAGTATTAATGCAAATGTTAAAGTTGGTGAACTTTATAAAGATTTACATAAAATTACATTCGACTTCTTCAAAAGCAAAAACAAATTGTTTGGAGTAATTCCGAACGAAGGTTTATTTTTTACATTATTTTATGTTTTTTCGATGATAGTCTTAGCTTTTCACTTATGGCACGGATTCCAAAGTGCATTTCAATCGTTAGGATTAAATAGTCCAAAATGGACACCAATCATCAAATTTGCAGGAAAAGCTTTTGCGGTAATTGTACCATTGTTGTTTGCAATTATCCCACTGTATATTCATTTTAGTAAATAA